The Thamnophis elegans isolate rThaEle1 unplaced genomic scaffold, rThaEle1.pri scaffold_95_arrow_ctg1, whole genome shotgun sequence genome includes a window with the following:
- the TRIM46 gene encoding tripartite motif-containing protein 46, whose translation MERELLCPVCKEMYKQPLVLPCMHNVCHICATEVLLQQGYICPDPTSEPTSPASTPATRSPRLGRRIVPKPERLDRLLKSGFGTYPGRKRGGAMHPQSILFPCPLCQRDVDLGERGLGSLFRNLTLERVVERYRHTINVNAAIMCQFCKPPQLEATKGCTECRSSFCNECFKLYHPWGTQKAQHEPIPPTLTFRPKGLLCPEHREEVTHYCKTCQRLVCQLCRVRRTHTNHKITPVLSAYQALKEKLTKSLAYILSNQDTVQAQINELEETLRLTEVNGTQAKEEIIRLMNNLSSLLDEKRSALLNAIEDCRQDRVSRLQTQLQEHQAMMENSGMVGYSQEVLKETDQPCFVQAARQLHHRILRATDSLQAFRPAASASFGQFQVDISREVKLLTDLIFIKGVYKIASFLNDARGLFWETGRILFLPAATKC comes from the exons ATGGAGCGGGAACTGTTGTGCCCTGTCTGCAAAGAGATGTACAAGCAGCCTCTGGTTTTGCCATGCATGCACAACGTCTGCCACATCTGTGCCACCGAAGTCCTGCTCCAGCAAGGTTACATCTGCCCGGATCCCACCTCGGAGCCCACCTCCCCAGCGTCCACGCCGGCCACCCGGAGTCCTCGGTTAGGGCGCCGGATTGTGCCAAAACCCGAACGCCTGGACCGGCTTCTGAAATCAG GTTTCGGCACGTATCCCGGCCGGAAACGGGGTGGCGCTATGCACCCCCAGAGCATTCTCTTTCCGTGCCCGCTGTGCCAGCGCGATGTGGACCTGGGCGAGCGAGGCTTAGGCAGCCTCTTCCGGAACCTGACGCTCGAACGGGTGGTGGAGCGTTACCGCCACACCATCAACGTCAACGCGGCCATCATGTGCCAGTTCTGCAAGCCGCCGCAGCTGGAAGCCACCAAGGGCTGCACCGAGTGCCGATCCAGCTTTTGCAACGAATGTTTCAAACTTTACCACCCGTGGGGGACGCAGAAAGCCCAGCACGAACCGATCCCTCCGACGCTCACTTTCCGTCCCAAA GGTCTGCTGTGTCCCGAACACCGCGAAGAAGTCACGCATTACTGCAAAACTTGCCAGCGTTTGGTCTGTCAGTTATGCCGAGTGCGTCGCACGCACACAAATCACAAAATCACTCCTGTGCTCAGTGCCTACCAGGCTCTCAAG GAAAAATTGACGAAAAGCCTAGCTTATATCCTGAGCAATCAAGACACAGTGCAGGCGCAAATCAACGAATTGGAAGAGACTCTTCGGCTGACGGAG GTGAATGGCACCCAGGCCAAAGAAGAGATCATAAGGCTGATGAACAATTTAAGCAGCCTGCTGGATGAGAAGCGGTCTGCCCTGCTTAACGCAATCGAGGATTGTCGCCAGGACCGGGTCAGCCGGCTACAAACCCAGTTACAGGAACATCAAGCCATGATGGAGAATTCTGGCATGGTGGGTTACTCACAGGAGGTCTTGAAGGAAACGGATCAGCCCTGCTTCGTCCAGGCCGCCAGACAGCTTCACCACAG GATCCTCAGAGCGACGGattccctccaggccttccggccAGCGGCCAGCGCCTCCTTCGGCCAATTCCAGGTGGACATCAGCCGGGAAGTGAAGCTCCTAACAGACCTCATTTTTATTAAAGGTGTGTATAAAATCGCATCATTTTTGAATGATGCTCGAGGCCTGTTTTGGGAAACGGGAAGGATTTTATTCCTTCCAGCGGCcacaaaatgttaa